The genome window GACGAGGGCGCAGAGGCTGCGTGGGCGGCGGAGATAGCTAAGCGCATCCGAGAACTAGACTCCGGGGCAGTTACGCCAGTCCCGTGGCCTGAAGCTCGCCGCATGATCCTAGGCCGGTAGTGCCGGGCGGGCACCCCTGGGTTCATCCCGAGGCGATCGGGGACGCCCGCGCTGCACGCGAGTGGTATTACGCTCGGAACGCCGAGACGGCTGAGGCGTTTATGGCGGAACTTGATCTGGCGATCGAACGAATCGAGGATGCGCCACGCCGGTGGCCACCCTACCTCGGCGATACGCGTCGATACCTGCTCCGCCGATTTCCTTTCTTCGTTGTGTTCCGCGAGGTCGAGAACCGCGTCCAGATTCTGGCCGTCGCTCACGCGCGACGCCGGCCCGGATATTGGCTTGGGCGGTAGCGGGTACACGCTCAATCTAACGCCGCTTCAGCGGACCGAGAACCTCCCGGTATAATCGCTCGAGATGCCGACCAAGCCCTCGAAGACGCTGGAGGTCGTGCCGAACCCGCACCCGGACCGGGACTACGAGGTCAGCATGACCGCGCCCGAGTTCACGTGCCTGTGCCCGATGACCGGCCAGCCCGACTTCGCGACCATCAGGATCCGCTACGTCCCCGACCA of Candidatus Methylomirabilota bacterium contains these proteins:
- a CDS encoding type II toxin-antitoxin system RelE/ParE family toxin produces the protein MPGGHPWVHPEAIGDARAAREWYYARNAETAEAFMAELDLAIERIEDAPRRWPPYLGDTRRYLLRRFPFFVVFREVENRVQILAVAHARRRPGYWLGR
- a CDS encoding NADPH-dependent 7-cyano-7-deazaguanine reductase QueF; this encodes MPTKPSKTLEVVPNPHPDRDYEVSMTAPEFTCLCPMTGQPDFATIRIRYVPD